In the Euphorbia lathyris chromosome 5, ddEupLath1.1, whole genome shotgun sequence genome, one interval contains:
- the LOC136229014 gene encoding uncharacterized protein, which yields MDDPLHTIGSCPPRAHSTSIIALLAASLPHHILSFLHVSCIYIQTFPLQLSLTMGTSSKEHSCSASYQDRRFSKQVRDNVHGNIYLDPIFLKFVDTEQFQRLRDLKQLGLTYMVYPGAVHSRFEHSLGVYWLASEAVHTIKNHQGFELDIDEMDIKTVKLAGLLHDVGHGPFSHLFERDFLPQFNKSYEKKWSHEDMSIKMIDYIVDSHHIDIDPECLKKAKEMVVASTEHGHHRTANKKKFLYDIVANGRNGIDVDKFDYIVRDTRACGLGCGFEFKRLMDTMRVVGDEICFRAKDYLTVHKLFTTRADMHRTVYTHAKVKAIELMVVDALTKANSYLGISDAIHDPDEFWKLDDSILKSIETNSSKELKEAKELILRIRRRDLYQFCNEFSVPKDQFEHFKDITPQDIVCSQRSNHSTLKEEDVAVSITKIDLTRGRNNPLDSVNFFKDYESEGKFSIQDNLISHLLPSFYQDKIVRVYAKKPELVEAVSEAFENFQEKTYGMKAQVHATPEKKKQRKLLLH from the exons ATGGACGATCCACTCCATACTATTGGCTCGTGTCCTCCACGCGCTCACTCGACGAGCATAATCGCTCTGTTGGCGGCATCACTTCCTCACCATATTCTCTCTTTCCTCCATGTATCCTGTATATATATTCAGACCTTCCCTCTTCAGCTATCA CTTACCATGGGAACTTCGTCCAAAGAGCACTCCTGCTCTGCTTCTTACCAGGATCGCAGATTCTCGAAGCAGGTTCGTGATAACGTCCATGGCAACATCTATCTGGACCCG ATCTTTCTAAAGTTTGTTGACACAGAGCAGTTTCAGAG ACTTCGTGACTTAAAGCAACTTG GTTTAACATATATGGTTTATCCGGGAGCTGTACATTCTCGTTTTGAGCACTCACTAGGAGTATATTGGCTGGCCAGTGAGGCGGTTCACACAATCAAAAATCACCAA GGCTTTGAGCTTGATATTGATGAGATGGATATAAAGACAGTGAAACTTGCAG GACTCTTGCATGATGTTGGACATGGGCCATTCAGCCACTTGTTTGAACGCGATTTCCTGCCCCAGTTTAATAAGAGCTATGAAAAGAAATG GTCTCATGAGGATATGTCCATAAAAATGATTGACTACATTGTAGACTCGCATCACATTGACATAGATCCCGAATGCCTAAAGAAAGCAAAG GAGATGGTAGTTGCTAGCACTGAACATGGTCATCATAGA ActgcaaataaaaagaaatttttaTATGATATCGTTGCAAATGGTAGAAATGGAATAGATGTAGACAA GTTTGATTACATTGTTCGCGACACCCGGGCTTGTGGATTGGGGTGTGGTTTTGAGTTTAAGAG GTTAATGGATACGATGCGTGTTGTAGGGGATGAGATATGCTTCCGTGCCAAAGATT ATCTTACTGTCCACAAGTTATTTACTACTCGTGCTGACATGCACCGAACAGTCTATACGCATGCAAAAGTAAAG GCTATAGAACTCATGGTTGTTGATGCTTTGACTAAAGCGAATAGTTATCTTGGAATTTCAGATGCAATTCATGACCCAGATGAGTTTTGGAAG TTAGACGACTCTATACTGAAATCTATTGAAACTAATTCCAGCAAGGAGCTCAAAGAAGCAAAAGAATTAATCCTCCGGATTAGGAGAAGAGATCTATACCAG TTCTGTAATGAGTTCTCTGTTCCAAAAGACCAGTTTGAGCACTTCAAAGACATCACCCCGCAGGACATTGTTTGCTCCCAG AGAAGTAATCACAGTACGCTGAAAGAGGAAGATGTCGCTGTGAGCATTACAAAGATTGATTTGACTCGTGGAAGAAATAATCCACTGGATAG CGTCAATTTTTTCAAG GATTATGAGAGCGAAGGTAAATTCTCAATACAAGATAATCTCATCAGTCACTTGCTGCCTTCTTTTTATCAAGACAAGATTGTGAGGGTGTATGCCAAGAAGCCTGAACTG GTTGAAGCTGTGTCTGAAGCCTTTGAGAACTTTCAGGAGAAGACATATGGAATGAAGGCACAGGTACATGCTACACCTGAAAAGAAGAAACAACGCAAACTTTTACTTCACTGA
- the LOC136230206 gene encoding serine/threonine-protein kinase 54-like isoform X1: MIDSNSLESWDGYLDRLWITRKKKAYETSNAKGNVKEEWELDPHKLTIKQFFGRRIHGFVYKGVYDDQDVTVKFLEWGDEDNMTKAEIVLLRKAFKQEVSVWKNLTHPNVCKFIGGIAGTLDGSEADMCCIVSEYESGGTLKSYLINNHKRKLNFKTVMQLALDLARGLSYLHSKNIVHRSVKTESMLLDENLTIKISDFGVARFQALIPNEMTGCTGSYGYMAPEVFFNEPYNRKCDVYSFGICLWEIYCCEMPYPNHNFSQATSAVVYGDLRPEVPKCCPKSVAKVMKSCWDKDPNKRPEMEEVVSMLEGIDVSTGKGMTPLQQQPRGCFCWSFSRH, translated from the exons ATGATTGATTCTAATAGTTTGGAATCATGGGATGGGTATCTTGACCGATTGTGGATCACACGAAAGAAGAAGGCATATGAAACTAGCAATGCCAAAGGCAATGTCAAGGAAGAATGGGAATTAGATCCTCATAAACTAACAATTAAACAATTCTTTGGTCGACGGATTCATGGTTTTGTTTACAAAGGAGTCTATGACGACCAAGATGTTACAG TTAAGTTTCTTGAATGGGGTGACGAAGATAATATGACAAAGGCTGAAATCGTTTTATTGAGGAAAGCATTCAAGCAAGAGGTTTCTGTTTGGAAAAACCTGACCCATCCTAATGTTTGTAAG TTTATTGGAGGTATAGCTGGTACCTTGGATGGAAGTGAAGCTGATATGTGTTGTATTGTTTCTGAATATGAAAGTGGAGGTACTCTCAAATCCTATCTCATAAACAACCACAAAAGAAAGCTCAATTTCAAGACTGTCATGCAACTAGCTCTAGATCTTGCAAGAGG TTTAAGTTACCTCCATTCCAAGAATATTGTACACAGGAGTGTGAAGACAGAAAGCATGCTGCTTGATGAGAATCTAacaatcaaaataagtgattttggAGTTGCTAGATTCCAAGCTTTAATTCCTAATGAAATGACTGGTTGTACTGGCTCATATGGTTACATGGCACCAGAG GTCTTTTTCAATGAACCTTACAACAGGAAATGTGATGTATATAGCTTTGGAATTTGCTTGTGGGAGATCTACTGCTGTGAAATGCCATACCCAAATCATAACTTCTCTCAAGCCACATCTGCGGTTGTTTATGGG GATCTGAGACCAGAAGTACCAAAATGTTGTCCGAAGTCAGTGGCAAAAGTGATGAAAAGTTGCTGGGACAAAGACCCAAATAAAAGACCAGAGATGGAGGAGGTTGTCTCAATGTTAGAGGGCATTGATGTATCCACAGGTAAAGGTATGACTCCTCTTCAACAACAGCCTAGAGGTTGCTTCTGCTGGAGCTTTTCCAGACACTGA
- the LOC136230206 gene encoding serine/threonine-protein kinase 54-like isoform X3: protein MIDSNSLESWDGYLDRLWITRKKKAYETSNAKGNVKEEWELDPHKLTIKQFFGRRIHGFVYKGVYDDQDVTAFKQEVSVWKNLTHPNVCKFIGGIAGTLDGSEADMCCIVSEYESGGTLKSYLINNHKRKLNFKTVMQLALDLARGLSYLHSKNIVHRSVKTESMLLDENLTIKISDFGVARFQALIPNEMTGCTGSYGYMAPEVFFNEPYNRKCDVYSFGICLWEIYCCEMPYPNHNFSQATSAVVYGDLRPEVPKCCPKSVAKVMKSCWDKDPNKRPEMEEVVSMLEGIDVSTGKGMTPLQQQPRGCFCWSFSRH, encoded by the exons ATGATTGATTCTAATAGTTTGGAATCATGGGATGGGTATCTTGACCGATTGTGGATCACACGAAAGAAGAAGGCATATGAAACTAGCAATGCCAAAGGCAATGTCAAGGAAGAATGGGAATTAGATCCTCATAAACTAACAATTAAACAATTCTTTGGTCGACGGATTCATGGTTTTGTTTACAAAGGAGTCTATGACGACCAAGATGTTACAG CATTCAAGCAAGAGGTTTCTGTTTGGAAAAACCTGACCCATCCTAATGTTTGTAAG TTTATTGGAGGTATAGCTGGTACCTTGGATGGAAGTGAAGCTGATATGTGTTGTATTGTTTCTGAATATGAAAGTGGAGGTACTCTCAAATCCTATCTCATAAACAACCACAAAAGAAAGCTCAATTTCAAGACTGTCATGCAACTAGCTCTAGATCTTGCAAGAGG TTTAAGTTACCTCCATTCCAAGAATATTGTACACAGGAGTGTGAAGACAGAAAGCATGCTGCTTGATGAGAATCTAacaatcaaaataagtgattttggAGTTGCTAGATTCCAAGCTTTAATTCCTAATGAAATGACTGGTTGTACTGGCTCATATGGTTACATGGCACCAGAG GTCTTTTTCAATGAACCTTACAACAGGAAATGTGATGTATATAGCTTTGGAATTTGCTTGTGGGAGATCTACTGCTGTGAAATGCCATACCCAAATCATAACTTCTCTCAAGCCACATCTGCGGTTGTTTATGGG GATCTGAGACCAGAAGTACCAAAATGTTGTCCGAAGTCAGTGGCAAAAGTGATGAAAAGTTGCTGGGACAAAGACCCAAATAAAAGACCAGAGATGGAGGAGGTTGTCTCAATGTTAGAGGGCATTGATGTATCCACAGGTAAAGGTATGACTCCTCTTCAACAACAGCCTAGAGGTTGCTTCTGCTGGAGCTTTTCCAGACACTGA
- the LOC136230206 gene encoding serine/threonine-protein kinase 54-like isoform X2 produces MIDSNSLESWDGYLDRLWITRKKKAYETSNAKGNVKEEWELDPHKLTIKQFFGRRIHGFVYKGVYDDQDVTVKFLEWGDEDNMTKAEIVLLRKAFKQEVSVWKNLTHPNVCKFIGGIAGTLDGSEADMCCIVSEYESGGTLKSYLINNHKRKLNFKTVMQLALDLARGLSYLHSKNIVHRSVKTESMLLDENLTIKISDFGVARFQALIPNEMTGCTGSYGYMAPEVFFNEPYNRKCDVYSFGICLWEIYCCEMPYPNHNFSQATSAVVYGDLRPEVPKCCPKSVAKVMKSCWDKDPNKRPEMEEVVSMLEGIDVSTGLVSTIEG; encoded by the exons ATGATTGATTCTAATAGTTTGGAATCATGGGATGGGTATCTTGACCGATTGTGGATCACACGAAAGAAGAAGGCATATGAAACTAGCAATGCCAAAGGCAATGTCAAGGAAGAATGGGAATTAGATCCTCATAAACTAACAATTAAACAATTCTTTGGTCGACGGATTCATGGTTTTGTTTACAAAGGAGTCTATGACGACCAAGATGTTACAG TTAAGTTTCTTGAATGGGGTGACGAAGATAATATGACAAAGGCTGAAATCGTTTTATTGAGGAAAGCATTCAAGCAAGAGGTTTCTGTTTGGAAAAACCTGACCCATCCTAATGTTTGTAAG TTTATTGGAGGTATAGCTGGTACCTTGGATGGAAGTGAAGCTGATATGTGTTGTATTGTTTCTGAATATGAAAGTGGAGGTACTCTCAAATCCTATCTCATAAACAACCACAAAAGAAAGCTCAATTTCAAGACTGTCATGCAACTAGCTCTAGATCTTGCAAGAGG TTTAAGTTACCTCCATTCCAAGAATATTGTACACAGGAGTGTGAAGACAGAAAGCATGCTGCTTGATGAGAATCTAacaatcaaaataagtgattttggAGTTGCTAGATTCCAAGCTTTAATTCCTAATGAAATGACTGGTTGTACTGGCTCATATGGTTACATGGCACCAGAG GTCTTTTTCAATGAACCTTACAACAGGAAATGTGATGTATATAGCTTTGGAATTTGCTTGTGGGAGATCTACTGCTGTGAAATGCCATACCCAAATCATAACTTCTCTCAAGCCACATCTGCGGTTGTTTATGGG GATCTGAGACCAGAAGTACCAAAATGTTGTCCGAAGTCAGTGGCAAAAGTGATGAAAAGTTGCTGGGACAAAGACCCAAATAAAAGACCAGAGATGGAGGAGGTTGTCTCAATGTTAGAGGGCATTGATGTATCCACAG GTCTAGTATCTACAATTGAGGGTTGA